Proteins encoded by one window of Salmonirosea aquatica:
- a CDS encoding HEPN domain-containing protein, with protein sequence MSYHKQDLIRYRLEKSATTFDEAEFLMQNGFWGGAANRLYYCSFYAVTALLAKDEIEASTHNGVRTEFFKQYIKTGILNREYSNLYSNLMNKRHESDYDDFMEFTENEILPLLEEVRQFLLALRKQIEI encoded by the coding sequence ATGAGCTATCATAAACAAGATTTGATACGTTATCGTCTTGAAAAATCAGCAACCACATTTGATGAAGCCGAATTTTTAATGCAAAATGGCTTCTGGGGCGGTGCTGCCAATAGGCTTTACTACTGTAGCTTTTACGCTGTGACGGCTCTCCTGGCAAAGGACGAAATTGAAGCTTCGACTCACAACGGGGTCAGAACAGAATTCTTTAAGCAGTATATCAAAACTGGAATCCTAAATAGAGAATACAGCAATTTATATTCAAACCTAATGAACAAACGTCACGAAAGTGACTATGATGATTTTATGGAGTTTACGGAAAATGAAATTTTGCCACTGCTTGAAGAGGTTAGGCAATTCTTACTAGCATTACGAAAACAGATTGAAATTTGA
- a CDS encoding nucleotidyltransferase domain-containing protein — MNHSDLTQRVKVSVRTIDPKARIILFGSRARKDYIPTSDWDFLILTSRKADEYLKKRIREVLLETELEAEEVISSIIFSQDKWSDYQVTPLYNNISKDGVEL; from the coding sequence ATGAATCACTCAGATTTGACACAAAGGGTGAAGGTATCAGTCAGGACAATTGATCCGAAAGCAAGGATTATATTGTTTGGATCAAGGGCCCGTAAAGATTATATACCAACCTCGGATTGGGATTTCCTGATTCTGACTTCCCGTAAGGCAGATGAGTACCTGAAAAAAAGGATCAGGGAAGTACTACTTGAAACAGAATTGGAAGCAGAAGAGGTTATTAGTTCTATTATTTTTTCTCAGGACAAATGGTCTGACTACCAGGTAACCCCGCTCTACAACAATATTTCAAAAGACGGGGTAGAGTTATGA
- a CDS encoding nuclear transport factor 2 family protein — MVGATFTPDAQVIKPNGAISIGHGNILDGQRKSFARFRATHHVTTDYIIDLDRDKATVRTNLTAMHDFGSYPSYSSMLFSFRNLFSS; from the coding sequence ATCGTCGGGGCAACATTTACCCCCGATGCACAAGTCATAAAACCGAATGGGGCAATCTCGATCGGACACGGGAATATACTGGACGGACAGCGCAAAAGTTTTGCCCGGTTTCGGGCCACCCACCACGTAACAACCGACTACATCATTGATTTGGACCGGGATAAAGCAACCGTAAGAACCAATTTAACGGCCATGCACGATTTTGGTAGCTACCCATCCTACTCTTCTATGTTATTTTCTTTCAGGAATTTGTTCAGCTCCTGA
- a CDS encoding winged helix-turn-helix transcriptional regulator has protein sequence MLSIKDALEAVEGRWKLLILFALSESPKRFKQIAREVPGITDKTLSKELKSLEANKLIRREVYDTFPPAVEYSITPHGLSLEKVLDELHFWGLTHRKEVIGE, from the coding sequence ATGCTCTCCATAAAGGATGCCCTCGAAGCGGTGGAGGGAAGGTGGAAGCTGCTCATCTTGTTTGCGCTGTCGGAAAGTCCGAAGCGGTTCAAGCAGATAGCCAGGGAGGTCCCAGGCATAACGGATAAAACCTTATCCAAAGAACTGAAAAGCCTGGAAGCGAACAAGCTCATTCGCCGTGAGGTGTACGATACGTTCCCCCCCGCCGTAGAATACTCCATAACACCCCACGGTTTGTCGCTTGAAAAAGTGTTGGATGAACTGCACTTTTGGGGCCTGACTCACCGGAAGGAAGTCATTGGGGAATAG
- a CDS encoding SGNH/GDSL hydrolase family protein yields MKWLEVGVPEGTLFTPLPVRPDKPLVLYGTSIMQGACASRPGMAWPTILSRKLDDPLINLGFSGNGRLEQEVLSVVNEIDAKVFVLDCLPNLVNQDEYPLDTVKSRILYAVRTLRQKHPATPIVLAEHAGYTDEAINPTSRKRFTEPNEVLRAAFVQLQAEGVKELYLIPKADFNQGIETMVDGTHPNDLGMMRYAEGYEKHLRTILREPQGTLSTTRPVIQLREPGNYDWDARHREILRMNRETPPNVLMIGNSITHFWGGLPKGPRAAGAESWNAVLEPQNTRNLGYGWDRIENVLWRVYHGELDGYAAKQIYVMIGTNNFQLNTDEEILTGWRQLIEAIRQRQPTATLTMVGVYPRRKQEQRVVELNKKLATLTKEMGVGYLDAGKVLLKADGTIDEALFSDGLHPNAKGYLRLSKAFGGR; encoded by the coding sequence GTGAAGTGGCTGGAAGTGGGGGTACCCGAGGGTACCCTGTTTACGCCCCTGCCCGTCCGCCCCGACAAGCCACTTGTGTTGTATGGTACCTCCATCATGCAGGGTGCCTGCGCATCCCGCCCCGGCATGGCGTGGCCCACGATTCTTTCGCGCAAGCTCGACGACCCGCTGATCAACCTCGGTTTCTCGGGCAACGGGCGACTGGAACAGGAGGTACTGAGCGTGGTCAACGAGATCGACGCCAAGGTGTTTGTGCTGGACTGCCTGCCCAATCTGGTGAATCAGGACGAGTACCCGCTCGACACCGTCAAAAGCCGGATTCTGTACGCGGTACGTACTTTGCGGCAAAAGCATCCGGCCACGCCGATTGTGCTGGCCGAACACGCGGGCTATACCGACGAGGCCATCAACCCCACTAGCCGCAAACGCTTCACGGAACCCAACGAGGTACTCCGAGCGGCCTTTGTCCAGCTACAAGCCGAGGGCGTCAAGGAACTGTACCTGATTCCCAAAGCGGATTTTAACCAGGGCATCGAGACGATGGTGGACGGTACCCACCCCAACGACCTGGGCATGATGCGCTACGCCGAGGGCTACGAAAAGCACCTGCGCACCATCCTGCGCGAGCCGCAGGGTACCCTCAGCACCACCCGCCCGGTGATTCAGCTGCGCGAACCCGGCAACTATGACTGGGACGCCCGGCACCGCGAAATCCTGCGCATGAACCGCGAAACACCACCGAACGTGCTGATGATCGGCAATTCGATCACGCATTTTTGGGGCGGACTCCCCAAAGGTCCCCGCGCTGCCGGCGCGGAATCGTGGAACGCCGTGCTCGAACCGCAGAATACCCGCAACCTCGGCTACGGCTGGGACCGCATCGAGAACGTACTCTGGCGCGTGTACCACGGCGAGCTGGATGGCTACGCCGCGAAGCAGATTTACGTGATGATCGGCACCAACAATTTCCAGCTCAATACGGACGAGGAAATCCTGACCGGCTGGCGGCAACTCATCGAGGCCATCCGCCAGCGCCAACCCACGGCGACCCTCACGATGGTAGGCGTGTACCCCCGCCGCAAGCAAGAGCAACGGGTCGTGGAACTGAACAAAAAATTGGCTACTTTGACGAAGGAAATGGGCGTAGGGTACCTCGACGCCGGCAAGGTACTTCTGAAAGCGGATGGAACCATCGACGAGGCGCTGTTTTCGGATGGCCTGCATCCCAATGCGAAGGGGTACCTTCGGCTGAGTAAGGCGTTTGGAGGGCGGTAG
- a CDS encoding DUF6438 domain-containing protein, protein MKVPFTLLLTLLWGTLSAQNVDIKKAWVGDELEYIKIDSQRVDIEVFGNYRAQKQYYLLGDTLRLYDHYTLSNESFAIEHIRNYDFLITTLTDTNLTLMALDSNALTLTGGKKTIKYRERHLVHQPTLDFEVIKFRSTTCHGTCPSLKLQIDKEKKLLFMGGMYAIKEGYHTGAVPDSLFRSLLDILKLSELDKLKTWEQHVMDAPTYTLEVHYNGQIKYLKNPFLPAVTKELIWYLLKISEKVELTKAQEPFDINFIK, encoded by the coding sequence ATGAAGGTACCTTTCACATTACTATTGACATTACTTTGGGGTACCCTATCCGCCCAAAACGTCGACATAAAAAAGGCCTGGGTCGGCGACGAGCTTGAATACATTAAGATTGATAGTCAGAGGGTAGATATTGAAGTATTTGGAAACTACCGGGCGCAAAAACAGTATTACCTATTGGGTGACACACTTCGTCTATATGATCACTATACGCTTTCGAATGAAAGCTTTGCAATAGAGCATATAAGAAACTATGATTTCCTGATCACCACGTTGACGGACACAAATCTGACGTTAATGGCGCTCGACTCCAATGCGCTTACACTTACAGGAGGTAAGAAAACAATAAAGTATCGTGAGCGGCATTTAGTGCATCAACCTACCCTGGATTTTGAGGTAATAAAATTCAGATCCACAACGTGTCACGGTACCTGTCCAAGTTTAAAATTACAAATAGACAAAGAAAAAAAATTACTATTTATGGGTGGTATGTACGCCATTAAAGAAGGGTACCACACGGGTGCAGTTCCCGATAGTTTGTTCCGTTCTCTACTTGACATTTTGAAGTTGTCTGAACTGGATAAATTGAAGACCTGGGAACAACATGTAATGGATGCTCCCACCTACACGCTTGAAGTTCATTATAACGGCCAAATAAAGTACTTAAAGAATCCTTTCCTACCCGCTGTAACCAAAGAGTTGATCTGGTATTTGCTTAAAATATCAGAAAAGGTTGAATTGACAAAGGCACAAGAACCCTTTGACATAAATTTCATTAAGTAG
- a CDS encoding pyridoxamine 5'-phosphate oxidase family protein, translating to MGKFTSSLKTAHKEFIKEQHIFFVATAPLSGDGRINLSPKGLDCFRALGDNRVAYMDLISSGNETSAHTLENGRITFMFCSFTDKPNILRLYGKGFTVLPDSDDWNTYARDFTIYPSTRQIIVADIDLVQTSCGFGVPQFDYVGERDIHFEWAEKKGAEGLIEYMKEKNLKSLDALPTNLGLQFS from the coding sequence ATGGGCAAATTCACTTCTTCCTTAAAAACTGCGCATAAAGAATTCATCAAAGAGCAGCATATCTTTTTTGTAGCCACGGCTCCCCTCAGCGGCGATGGCCGGATCAATCTGTCGCCCAAAGGATTGGACTGTTTCCGGGCACTGGGTGACAACCGGGTGGCTTATATGGATCTGATCAGTAGCGGCAACGAAACCTCCGCCCATACGCTCGAAAACGGACGGATCACCTTCATGTTTTGTTCATTTACCGACAAGCCGAATATTCTGAGATTGTACGGCAAAGGATTCACCGTCTTGCCCGATTCCGACGACTGGAACACGTATGCCAGGGACTTTACCATCTACCCCAGTACCCGGCAGATCATTGTGGCGGATATTGACCTGGTGCAGACTTCCTGCGGCTTCGGGGTACCCCAATTTGACTACGTCGGCGAACGCGACATTCATTTCGAATGGGCCGAGAAAAAGGGGGCCGAGGGGTTGATTGAATACATGAAAGAGAAAAACCTGAAAAGCCTCGATGCCCTGCCCACCAATCTGGGTTTGCAGTTTTCCTAA
- a CDS encoding methyltransferase family protein, which translates to MSLFFRNLFFTILQPGLVAGLIPFWIVGNEAVLASLHRPFAYYHYIGLLTFLIGFVLTLVCIVHFAIHGRGTLSPADPTKQLVIAGPYRFSRNPMYLGVMMLLLGESIFFQSIALGMYSLVIFLSFYIFVTNFEEPRLRKDFGNDYDEYCRKVHRWL; encoded by the coding sequence ATGTCTCTATTCTTTCGTAATCTTTTCTTCACGATTTTACAACCCGGCCTGGTGGCTGGCCTCATTCCTTTTTGGATTGTAGGCAATGAAGCGGTACTGGCATCTTTACATCGACCCTTTGCTTATTATCATTACATAGGCCTACTGACATTCCTGATTGGGTTTGTGCTTACGCTGGTATGTATTGTACATTTTGCTATTCATGGACGGGGAACATTATCACCCGCCGACCCCACGAAGCAATTGGTGATAGCAGGGCCCTACCGATTTTCACGTAACCCGATGTACCTGGGCGTCATGATGCTGCTACTTGGTGAGAGTATTTTTTTTCAATCTATTGCCTTGGGTATGTATTCCCTCGTAATTTTTTTGTCCTTTTACATTTTCGTCACAAACTTTGAAGAACCCCGTTTACGGAAAGATTTTGGGAATGACTATGATGAATATTGCAGGAAGGTACATCGATGGCTATAA
- a CDS encoding glutaredoxin family protein, translated as MDQSDKLKVFGTGWCPKSAILANHLQAEWINFDFLNVETDEQAKQTVMDLYNGELKFPTVTFGGKHLKNPTIQELNKFLKENNIEE; from the coding sequence ATGGATCAAAGCGACAAATTAAAGGTGTTTGGCACCGGTTGGTGCCCCAAATCCGCCATTCTGGCCAACCACTTGCAGGCTGAGTGGATTAATTTTGATTTTCTGAATGTCGAAACCGACGAACAAGCCAAACAGACCGTCATGGATTTGTACAATGGAGAATTGAAATTCCCTACGGTGACCTTTGGCGGGAAACATTTGAAAAACCCGACGATTCAGGAGCTGAACAAATTCCTGAAAGAAAATAACATAGAAGAGTAG
- a CDS encoding dihydrofolate reductase family protein, with amino-acid sequence MKKVVLDLAVTLDGFIEGPNREIDWCIIDDDMDFDGFLASIDTIFYGRVSYDSWGNFQPEPDASPTEHLLWKGVHAKKKYVFSSQHRHDDQATFISSDLAHQVAEIKKQGGKDIWLYGGASLIKTFIQSGFIDRYRLSVHPTALGSGKPLFEDLKSRLELKLIKTNVFKSGVVQLIYEPEKYN; translated from the coding sequence TTGAAAAAAGTAGTTCTGGATTTGGCCGTAACCTTAGACGGGTTTATTGAAGGCCCGAATAGGGAGATCGATTGGTGCATCATAGACGATGACATGGACTTCGATGGTTTTCTAGCGAGCATCGATACCATATTTTATGGTAGGGTAAGTTATGACAGCTGGGGCAATTTTCAGCCCGAACCGGATGCCAGTCCAACGGAACACCTACTATGGAAAGGGGTACATGCCAAGAAAAAATATGTGTTTTCGAGCCAACACAGACACGATGACCAAGCCACTTTCATCAGTTCTGACCTGGCCCACCAGGTCGCTGAAATCAAAAAACAGGGGGGAAAAGACATCTGGCTCTACGGTGGAGCTAGCCTGATCAAGACGTTTATCCAATCAGGCTTTATCGACCGATACCGCTTATCGGTACACCCCACTGCCTTAGGAAGCGGAAAACCGTTATTTGAAGACTTGAAATCCCGGTTGGAATTGAAATTGATTAAAACCAACGTATTCAAATCGGGAGTTGTGCAGCTTATTTACGAGCCAGAGAAGTACAACTAA
- a CDS encoding cation:proton antiporter yields the protein MELDILINILILLSATVVVVYICNFFKIPHLIGYLFTGILLSPKSLNLVEEATEVEAYAEIGVILLLFSVGLEFSFGNLRKIQRYVLLGGFLQVILTIVVSSLLIVLMGRTLNESIFWGFVTCLSSTAIVVKTMQDKFQLNTPHGKVILAMLLFQDIVIVPLMLLTPILAGKGDNPLLEIGMLVVKLAAMVLLAWVLSKFIIPRYFKSIMKLQSQEIFLLSTIVIILGIALFTAQLGLSLALGAFIAGLIVAETDYNKMAISCFVPFRYLFISFFFISMGMLLDYRIFLDHLDLILFWFVFILFVKILAGFLASTALNVSRRTAFAVGLSLAQIGEFSFVLSKSGLDVGLISETNYQIFLSVSILTMILTPFILNNLDALLNKFNKVSWIKATN from the coding sequence ATGGAATTGGATATCCTAATTAACATTTTAATTCTGCTCTCTGCAACCGTAGTGGTAGTGTATATCTGTAATTTCTTCAAAATCCCCCATCTGATCGGGTACCTCTTTACAGGGATATTGCTGAGTCCCAAAAGCCTGAATCTGGTTGAAGAAGCCACGGAAGTCGAAGCTTACGCCGAAATCGGGGTCATATTGTTACTGTTCAGCGTGGGACTGGAATTCTCCTTTGGCAATCTAAGAAAAATTCAGCGTTACGTGCTTTTAGGCGGCTTTTTGCAGGTGATTCTGACCATCGTTGTGTCGAGCCTGTTGATTGTGCTCATGGGCAGAACTCTCAACGAAAGTATTTTCTGGGGCTTTGTGACGTGTCTGAGCAGCACGGCTATTGTGGTAAAAACCATGCAGGACAAATTTCAACTGAATACGCCTCACGGAAAAGTGATATTGGCGATGTTGCTTTTTCAGGATATCGTCATAGTTCCGCTGATGCTGCTGACACCGATTTTGGCCGGTAAAGGCGACAATCCTCTGCTTGAAATTGGCATGTTGGTTGTCAAGCTCGCTGCCATGGTACTGTTGGCCTGGGTACTTTCCAAATTTATTATTCCCCGCTATTTCAAATCCATCATGAAGTTGCAAAGTCAGGAAATATTTCTGCTCTCTACCATCGTGATCATCCTGGGAATCGCCCTTTTTACCGCGCAGCTAGGCCTTTCCCTGGCCTTGGGGGCTTTTATTGCCGGGTTGATCGTAGCCGAAACCGACTACAACAAAATGGCGATTTCCTGCTTCGTGCCTTTCCGGTACCTGTTTATCAGCTTCTTCTTCATTTCGATGGGCATGCTGCTCGACTACCGCATTTTCCTGGACCATCTGGATCTTATTTTGTTTTGGTTTGTTTTTATTCTGTTCGTGAAAATCCTGGCTGGCTTCCTGGCTTCGACGGCCCTGAATGTATCGCGCCGTACCGCCTTCGCGGTAGGTTTGTCCTTGGCCCAAATCGGTGAATTCTCGTTTGTGTTGTCCAAATCGGGACTTGATGTTGGTCTTATTTCCGAAACCAACTACCAGATTTTCCTGTCGGTTTCGATCCTGACCATGATTCTGACTCCATTTATCCTGAATAATCTCGACGCATTGTTAAACAAATTCAATAAAGTATCATGGATCAAAGCGACAAATTAA
- a CDS encoding nucleotidyltransferase domain-containing protein has translation MFGSVVRDNFTASSDIDILANLG, from the coding sequence ATGTTCGGTTCGGTCGTGCGGGATAATTTTACTGCTAGTAGCGATATTGATATTCTAGCAAATTTAGGTTAG
- a CDS encoding DoxX family protein — protein MSNKSNTLHILLWVAQILLSVSLVGGSMVKLFLPADELAVMWPWTADNPSLVKLTGILDLLAGIGLVVPSLFRIRPRLTIFAAYGTLVLMIAAITFHVMRGEASQIGANIFFAILAAFIAWGRQTKVPLVSKGT, from the coding sequence ATGTCAAACAAATCAAATACCCTCCACATTCTCTTATGGGTAGCCCAAATACTTCTATCAGTTAGCCTTGTCGGAGGAAGTATGGTGAAACTGTTCCTACCAGCCGATGAGTTGGCCGTCATGTGGCCGTGGACAGCCGACAACCCAAGTCTGGTAAAGCTGACAGGAATTCTGGATTTGCTAGCCGGCATCGGGCTGGTGGTACCTTCCTTATTTCGAATTCGACCCAGGCTGACGATTTTTGCCGCGTACGGCACCCTGGTACTGATGATCGCGGCTATTACCTTTCATGTCATGAGAGGGGAAGCCTCCCAAATTGGTGCCAACATCTTCTTTGCGATTTTAGCGGCCTTTATTGCCTGGGGTAGACAAACGAAGGTACCCCTTGTTTCCAAAGGTACCTAA
- a CDS encoding SGNH/GDSL hydrolase N-terminal domain-containing protein encodes MKLRRTLLFPFLFFALAVQAQTTAPPTPNFLWWNPTEAAFPVLEGQAWPQDVKNFYDRLPARAEGTVRAPVWNLSRQTAGLMLRFRANSDQIKVRYVVEGRQALPHMPATGVSGVDLYAISSDGDWRWCTGKYAFGDTIEYYFRNLEPNDAYHKMGREYRLYLPSTIR; translated from the coding sequence ATGAAACTCCGCCGTACCCTGCTTTTTCCGTTTTTGTTTTTTGCCCTGGCCGTGCAGGCGCAAACGACCGCCCCTCCTACCCCCAACTTTCTATGGTGGAATCCCACTGAGGCTGCCTTTCCGGTGTTGGAAGGACAGGCCTGGCCCCAGGACGTGAAAAATTTCTACGACCGCCTGCCCGCCCGCGCCGAGGGTACCGTGCGCGCGCCGGTCTGGAATCTGTCGCGGCAAACGGCCGGGCTGATGCTACGGTTCCGGGCCAATTCTGATCAGATCAAGGTACGGTACGTGGTGGAGGGCCGGCAGGCGCTGCCCCACATGCCCGCCACGGGCGTCAGCGGCGTGGATCTGTACGCGATTTCGAGCGATGGCGACTGGCGCTGGTGTACCGGGAAGTACGCCTTCGGCGATACCATCGAGTACTACTTCCGCAACCTCGAGCCCAACGACGCCTACCACAAAATGGGCCGCGAGTACCGACTTTACCTACCCTCTACAATTCGGTGA
- a CDS encoding RelA/SpoT domain-containing protein yields MALKDNILIFSKRQIDDAGNILANPSSTQLQRDQALEALGNFRSCHAYPINTFQATLRKKLNKTGIEYLVSQRLKRTPSIILKLERFQNMRLSQMQDIGGIRAILPTMNDVNTIVTLYRKAGLQHEIKNEKDYIQNPKDSGYRCFHIVYKYKNSINPNYDNLMVELQIRTRLQHAWATAVETMGTFIDHSLKSSQGPMEWLDFFSLVGNAFAYIENTPNLLRYSHYTRDEVFEKVRKDANYLQVINQLEAFSNVIANIETDKRQGSLHLVVLDVKNKEVRIKTYSRTAIEEASADYLKEETSITDSNKRQVVLVSSNSLDSLRKAYPSYFLDTQEFIRTLKEIITI; encoded by the coding sequence ATGGCTCTAAAAGACAACATTTTAATATTTTCAAAGAGACAAATTGACGATGCGGGAAATATTCTGGCTAATCCATCATCTACGCAATTACAGCGGGACCAAGCCTTAGAAGCGCTTGGCAATTTTCGTTCATGCCACGCTTATCCAATAAATACATTTCAGGCAACACTAAGAAAAAAACTCAATAAAACTGGCATTGAGTATTTGGTGTCACAGCGGTTAAAAAGAACGCCATCAATAATTTTAAAACTAGAAAGATTTCAGAATATGAGACTTTCACAGATGCAAGATATTGGGGGAATTCGAGCAATTTTACCTACTATGAATGATGTAAATACTATCGTAACACTTTACAGAAAAGCTGGATTACAACATGAAATAAAGAATGAGAAAGATTATATTCAAAATCCAAAAGATTCTGGGTATAGATGCTTTCATATAGTTTATAAGTACAAGAACTCAATCAATCCAAACTATGATAATTTAATGGTCGAGTTGCAAATTAGAACTAGGCTACAACACGCATGGGCAACTGCTGTTGAAACAATGGGAACCTTTATCGATCATTCATTAAAATCAAGCCAAGGCCCTATGGAGTGGCTAGATTTTTTCTCACTTGTAGGTAATGCCTTTGCGTACATTGAAAATACTCCTAATCTATTAAGATACTCACATTATACAAGAGATGAAGTCTTCGAAAAGGTAAGAAAGGATGCAAATTATCTCCAAGTAATTAATCAATTAGAAGCTTTTAGTAATGTAATCGCTAATATTGAAACTGATAAAAGGCAGGGCAGTTTACATCTAGTGGTTTTAGATGTTAAGAATAAAGAGGTTAGGATTAAAACTTATTCGAGGACTGCTATTGAAGAGGCATCAGCAGACTATTTGAAAGAAGAAACTTCTATTACAGATTCTAACAAGAGACAAGTAGTTCTTGTTTCTTCAAATTCATTAGATTCACTTCGAAAAGCTTATCCAAGTTACTTTCTTGATACACAGGAATTTATTAGAACATTAAAGGAAATAATTACTATCTAA
- a CDS encoding APC family permease produces MAKKIKLKDAISIGIGGMVGGGIFAVLGLAVSLAKGGTPLAFLFAGALALITSYSYVKLSLAFPDRGGTVKFINQGFGKSIFSGGINNLLWVSYIIMLALYASAFGSYAPNLWELTGSKTWDSHLYASAIILLATAINYYSIEVVGKIESVAVVIKLIILLGFVGIGLYGLIGNENINQLSPENWEGTFQLITGGMVIFVAYEGFELIANAAPDIENPKRNIPRAYYYSVLFVVLLYIVIAGVTVGSLPFDTIAKAQDYVLAEAAKPLLGQAGFTIITVAALLSTFSAINASLYGGSRVSYEIAEDDELPHELTSQFWNQPVGLLITAVATLLLANTLNLESISTAGSAGFLLIFAAVNYTGYKLSDQVKSNKIIPLLGSILCLAAWVVLIAQQYTSNRLGVLVAVGITLVCFTIEFIYKKYGHPR; encoded by the coding sequence ATGGCTAAAAAAATAAAACTCAAAGACGCAATCTCGATTGGAATAGGTGGGATGGTAGGCGGAGGAATATTTGCGGTGCTGGGGTTGGCAGTGTCGCTGGCCAAAGGTGGAACGCCCCTGGCTTTTCTTTTTGCCGGAGCCTTAGCTTTAATCACTTCGTACAGTTATGTCAAATTATCGCTGGCTTTCCCCGATCGCGGCGGTACCGTAAAGTTCATCAATCAGGGGTTTGGTAAATCCATATTCAGTGGCGGGATCAATAACCTGCTGTGGGTGAGCTACATCATCATGCTGGCGCTCTATGCCTCAGCCTTTGGCTCCTACGCCCCCAATCTTTGGGAGCTGACAGGCAGCAAAACCTGGGATTCCCATCTGTATGCCAGCGCTATTATTCTTCTCGCGACGGCCATTAATTATTACAGCATCGAAGTAGTCGGGAAAATTGAGTCGGTAGCCGTCGTGATCAAACTCATCATTCTGCTGGGTTTTGTGGGAATAGGTCTGTACGGGCTAATCGGCAACGAAAACATCAATCAGTTGTCGCCAGAAAACTGGGAAGGTACCTTTCAGCTCATCACCGGTGGAATGGTCATTTTCGTTGCCTACGAAGGGTTCGAGTTGATTGCCAATGCCGCACCGGATATCGAAAATCCCAAGCGGAATATTCCCCGGGCTTACTACTATTCCGTGCTGTTTGTCGTCCTGCTATACATCGTGATCGCCGGCGTGACGGTGGGCTCCCTGCCCTTCGATACGATTGCCAAAGCCCAAGATTACGTACTGGCCGAAGCCGCCAAGCCGCTGCTGGGACAGGCCGGGTTCACGATCATTACCGTGGCCGCGCTGCTGTCCACCTTTTCGGCCATCAACGCTTCCCTGTACGGCGGTAGCCGGGTGAGCTACGAGATAGCGGAGGACGATGAACTCCCCCACGAGCTCACGAGCCAATTCTGGAACCAGCCCGTTGGGCTGCTCATCACCGCGGTAGCCACGTTGCTCTTGGCGAATACGCTCAACCTGGAAAGTATCTCGACCGCGGGCAGTGCGGGCTTCCTGCTGATCTTTGCAGCGGTCAATTACACGGGATACAAACTATCCGATCAGGTAAAGTCAAACAAAATAATCCCGCTTCTGGGCAGTATCTTGTGTCTGGCTGCGTGGGTAGTATTGATCGCGCAACAATATACATCCAATCGACTCGGTGTGCTCGTGGCAGTAGGTATTACGCTGGTGTGTTTTACCATCGAGTTCATCTACAAAAAATACGGACACCCGCGCTGA